The genomic window AATGACGGCTCCATATACTCCAATTATTTTCAGTTTCTATATATTCTGCTGACATATTCGTATCTGTAATGATCGCAAAATCAGGGTAGACCGGAATGGGATCTGACTGTTGTGCTACACGTGGACTCGGTCAGTGACCAAGATTTTGAGTGTAGCTGAATACTGATATAAGAGAATTCACAACCCCGTAAAATGATTTAGAACCAATAGTTATTTAGTAACATGATGTATTAAATGTTGTATGAAATATTTATGCGAATCATTCTTATTCACTATTGGAGTACTGCTGATGGCTGTAACGAGTCACTACGTACTAGCAACACTGGTCAAACAGGCTTCACCAAATACTGTCATTGTGAGCAATAGCAGTTCCGATGCGGTTTTTACGGCGCTTCTTTTCTGTTTTGGATGCTTTCTTGCCATCCATTCCCTATTTATGGGGATAGGATCGAAGGGTGGGTAATAAGATGGTGTGTGAGAGGGTTGCCGTCTAAGTAGTACAATTTGTGAAACGAGAAGATACCCTCTCCTGAGAGTACGGACAAATCAGGTTGAATGAAACTATCTCTCGAGTTATTCTCACGCCCCAAAACCGATTGATAGTCCGCTTCCACCAATATAACGTCGTTAGGGGGACGATTTATTCCGGGGCTCGTGGTAGGTCGTCCCATGGTGGATAAGACACTCTCCGCCGACAAAGTAACGCGCGAAGAGGCCGCCGAACACCTCCGTGAGCTGGCCGACGAACTCGAGGGCGAGGGAGAGGCGACGGTTCGAACGGGGAACAAGACGGTCGATCTGCGGCCGTCGGAGTCGATCGCCTACGAGGTCGGCGTCCGCGAGCGATCGTCGATCCTGCGCGGGAACCGCGAGACGGTGACGGTCAAGCTGGACTGGAAACCGCCGAACGTCTCCGAGGGGTCCACAGAGGCCGAGGCCGAATAGCGAGCGGCGGCGGGCCGCTCGAGCGGTCGAGCATCCGAACGAACCGCGGTCAGCGACGGCTCGGCCCGGACCTATCCGATGGAATTTCGCATTTTCACGGCCGCTGTCGGGTGGAGATGTGCTTTTCGTCGCTGGCGACGTAGACGGCTCATGGCACCCCATCCGTCCCGCGTTTCACAGCCCCGGCGCGATCGAACGATCCCGGCGCAGTTGGCCGCCCTGAGCGAGCGACTCGAGGCGGCCGAGCGCCAGCAACGGCTGTTGAAGAACACGGTCGCTGCGCTCGGGACCGAGGTAGGCGTCTCGGTAGGCTGTCCGTGCGGCCGCTGTAACGAGAGCTACACACTCGTCAAAGCAGGGAGCATGTACTGTCCGCGGTGTGGCTTCCGGGAATCGCTGTAAGGTCGGCTCGGGTTTTCGGCGGCGGTCGACGAACTCACACTCGCATTCACACGAGCGCGGCGAGCGGATCGAATCGAACGGCGGCCACGAGCACGGCGAGGAAGACGTACGAGCCGCGGATGAGTAACATGGTCGCGAGTTCGGGGTCGGCCCGCCGCGAGATCGCGGCGACCGCGGCGAACGCGGCGGCTGCGAGCAGCGCCGTCAGGGGGAAGATGCGGGCGATAGCGAAGCCGACGACGGCGACTAATGCGACGGCCATCAGCCCGTAGGCGACGCCGTAGGCACGGTCGGGGCCGACCGCCACCGCGACGGTCCGCTTTCGGATCGACCGGTCGTAGGCGTAGTCCTGGGCGTCGTCGATCACCTTGATCCCCGAGAGGAGCGCGAGGAAGACGACGGCGAAGCCGAGGGGCACGGCGGTGATCGTCCCGGCCTGCACGTAGAACCCGCCGAGTACCGACAGCGCGATGCCGAGCGGGTAGCCTGTCGTCGCCGTCACGGGATTCATGTCGAGCTGTGGCGCGTGGTGGTAGGCGATCAGCCACGTCGGGAGCACCAGCGCGACCGCGAACGGACCGACGAGAAAACCGAGAGCGACACAGCACAGCGCGAACGCCACCGTCGACAGGGCGAGTGCGATCCGACAGCCGCTCGCGGTCAGCGGATGGTCGTCGTCCTCGCCGCGGACGTGAAAATCGACGTAGCCGTCTTTCACGTGGGCCGTGTAGACCGCCGCGAACATCGCGAGGACGTGGACCGCGGCGAGCAGCGGATCGACGCTTCCCGCGAGGATCGCCCCGAACAGCGACGCGGCCAGCGGCGGCGTCATGAAGACGGGATGGATCTGTGACCGGAGCGCTCGAGCCGTCGCGCCGATACCCGACCCGTCTCTCGCGAGGCGCATGCCTCGAGTGACAACGAACTGCTGTATAATACCCGGGTCGGGGCCGCACGCGCTGGAACGGATCGCGGAACCGAGCC from Natrinema versiforme includes these protein-coding regions:
- a CDS encoding amphi-Trp domain-containing protein, with amino-acid sequence MVDKTLSADKVTREEAAEHLRELADELEGEGEATVRTGNKTVDLRPSESIAYEVGVRERSSILRGNRETVTVKLDWKPPNVSEGSTEAEAE
- a CDS encoding UbiA family prenyltransferase, which codes for MRLARDGSGIGATARALRSQIHPVFMTPPLAASLFGAILAGSVDPLLAAVHVLAMFAAVYTAHVKDGYVDFHVRGEDDDHPLTASGCRIALALSTVAFALCCVALGFLVGPFAVALVLPTWLIAYHHAPQLDMNPVTATTGYPLGIALSVLGGFYVQAGTITAVPLGFAVVFLALLSGIKVIDDAQDYAYDRSIRKRTVAVAVGPDRAYGVAYGLMAVALVAVVGFAIARIFPLTALLAAAAFAAVAAISRRADPELATMLLIRGSYVFLAVLVAAVRFDPLAALV